A section of the Hevea brasiliensis isolate MT/VB/25A 57/8 chromosome 17, ASM3005281v1, whole genome shotgun sequence genome encodes:
- the LOC110662754 gene encoding transcription factor IBH1-like 1: MRAPQTIKQEFLKKWILGLQLCDFAKQNMSMLERKKAIKLSADIAIASTRNGMTCWSRALVAKASRDYGDKVLVERMLASESEKLKKVSSIGLIAPNKWVIIRSKKILRKSRRARRVRSSVPLSVLAKSIAKKMVKKRTQVLKSLVPGGEFMDDISLIEETLDYIISLRAQVDVMQTLAKATELLNGK, encoded by the coding sequence ATGCGTGCTCCTCAGACAATCAAGCAAGAATTCCTCAAGAAATggatattgggtctccagttatgtgaTTTTGCAAAGCAGAACATGAGCATGTTGGAAAGAAAGAAGGCAATAAAGCTATCGGCAGACATTGCTATAGCTTCCACAAGAAATGGTATGACTTGTTGGAGTCGTGCTCTTGTTGCAAAAGCTTCAAGAGATTATGGTGATAAAGTCCTTGTTGAGCGTATGTTAGCTTCTGAGTCTGAGAAGCTAAAGAAGGTTTCATCAATTGGACTAATCGCACCAAACAAGTGGGTTATTATTAGAagcaagaaaatcttgagaaagagTCGCCGTGCTAGAAGAGTAAGAAGTAGTGTGCCTCTATCGGTGCTTGCTAAATCTATTGCAAAAAAGATGGTAAAGAAAAGAACACAAGTCTTGAAGAGTCTTGTACCTGGAGGTGAATTTATGGATGATATCTCTTTGATTGAAGAAACCCTAGACTATATAATATCTCTTCGAGCTCAGGTTGATGTAATGCAAACTCTTGCTAAAGCCACGGAGCTACTGAACGGTAAATAG